The Gammaproteobacteria bacterium genome segment TGGCGGTAACGAGGCTGATATCACCATTATCAAATGCTCGCCGGATATTAAAAACATCTTAACGGTCGCCAATTTCCAAAGCCTGTTTAAGATGGCGTGAGCCAAATGACTCAGGCAAGTATTGTGTGCTTGACGTGACACGACAGGGCACAACACCAGTGTTTGAAAAGTCTGCCGTAAGCTGCGAGCTACATGACATTCCAGTGGCTTTATGAATTCATCTCATGCTGTAACCGGCAAGCAAAAAACCATCACCAAAGACAGCAATGCGCTTAAAGTGCTTGTTGCGGATGATGACGTACCAAATCGCCTGATTCTCCAGGCCATTCTTGAAAAACAGGGTTACCAGGTATTGCTCGCCGACGATGGTCAGCAGGCCGTCGACATTTTTCGTTCTGAACAGCCTGATCTGGTTCTGATGGATATCAAGATGCCCAAACTGGATGGTTATGAGGCGACTCAGGAGATCAAGTCGATCAGCGGTGACACTTTTGTGCCGGTCATTTTTTTAACCGCGACCACTGACAGTGAAGGCCTGGCGAAGTGTGTGGCATCCGGCGGCGATGATTTCCTGACCAAACCGTATAACCGTGTGTTATTGCAGGCACGTATTGATGCGCTGTTACGCATACGCGAACTCTATAACACAACCCAACAGCAACGTAATGAGCTGGCTAGACATCAAAAACGTCTTGATCGCGAGCGGCAGTTAGCCAAACGGCTGTTTAACAATATCCTCGAAACCGGCGCCCTGGATTTACCCTACATAAAATCCATGTTGTCACCGATGTCATTGTTTTCGGGCGATATCCTGATGGTGGCAGAAAAGCCATCGGGCGGCCTGCATGTTTTGCTGGGGGATTTTACGGGACACGGTCTGGCTGCCGCTATAGGCGCGCTGCCGGTCTCCAGTGTGTTTTATGGCATGACGGCAAAAGGATATTCCATTGCCGAGATCGTGACCGAAATCAACATCAAACTAACTACAATTTTACCGACGGACATGTTTCTTGCGGCATGTGTGGTTGATATCAATCCAGGCAGCCATACCATGTCGGTCTGGAACGGTGGCATACCGGCGGTATTTATTTACGGCGAAGAAGAACAGGAGATTGTGCGCACGGTACCGTCGCAGCACCTGCCACTAGGCGTCATAGGTAATGAAAGTTTTAATCGCCAGGTAGATGTGATCGAAATGCGCCAGCATGATCGAATTTTTATTCATTCGGACGGTATTACGGAGACCGCCAATCCTGCGGGCGAGATGTTTGGCAGCCAGCGACTGGAAAAGATCTTTGTAGACAGTAACCGGTCTGAGGATTTATTTGACGATGTCCGTGCAGCTTTGGCCAGTTTTACTGCCGGTGCGGACCAGCATGATGATATGACGCTGATTGAAATTCAATATGATCAGCCTCAGCTTGAAGCGACTATTCACCAGGATAATGGTGAACGCGAAGCAGATCCTGCACAGCCATCGGCAACGTGGAGTCTTTCAATGCAGTTGGGCGCGCGACTGATGAGCAGTTTTGATCCCTTACCCTTATTGATTAAATCGGTCTGTGATATGCAGGGCTTGCGAGGTCAGCGCCAGCAGCTTTATACGGTATTCTCGGAATTGTTTTCCAATGCCTTGGATCACGGGATTTTAGGCCTGGATTCCAAACTCAAACAAACCGCCGACGGTTTTGCAAAATATTACATGGAGCGCGCGGAAAAATTAGCGACTCTTTCCGAGGGCAATATTATTGTCGATATCAGTCACCAACCTGATGAAGATGGCGGCGTCCTGACGATCCGTTTCGAGGATAGCGGTCGTGGTTTCGATTATGAAAAAGGCACACCTTCGCTGGAAAGCAATCTAGGGCACTCCGGCCGGGGTATTCAGCTGCTGCATTCTATTTGCGATGACATTACCTATGAAAATAAAGGTAATGTGGTTACAGCCACTTATCGGTGGTCTTGAAATACCGGCTTGTTCATCGATTTTCTATCGCGGTAAAATACCTGTTCTCGCCAAAGCCAAGGATTAGATTGTGGATCTTAAAGTCGTTGTTGAAACCAATACCTACTCAATCACCATTCCCGATGCCATCACCCGGGATGGTGCATCGTTCTTCGCAAAAATGGATGAAGATATGAGTAAGGGCTGGCAGATGGATCGACAGTGGGTGGAGGCGCCGACTGTTCAGCAGCGCTGTCAGATCGCGGCAAGCCGCATTGCCGATGCCATTGAGGTCGAAAATGACACGCTGGCCTCACTGATGGCCGGCTATATCGTGACCCGTATGCCGTCAGTGAAAGAGGTGCATGTCGACACGGAAGGCGAGATGACCGAAACGCGATTCATCGAAGGCTAAGCCCAAAGACAACGCCTTTCTTCCCGCCCTATTCGGGCCCGATATGCGGGTGTTATTCTATCTTGAGGCCGTCGTTAACCGATCAAAACCCGTCATGGCAGATATTCTGACGTCAATTAATTGTCGTTTTCGGGGCGACCCTGTTACGCCGATCGCCCTGAATGTGCTCGGGGTAGCAGATCCGACGTTCTACAATCTGGCGCCGATCTTCAATAACCAGTGAGCCGTGGCTGTCTACATAGGGGAAATCCAGCTGGCATTCCCAGCTACGGCGATCCTCTCCGGTGCGACGATCGGACGTTTGGCGTCTTTCCTGTAGTTTGAGCGACATGTTTTTCTCCTTATCCTTAGTTTGTAGTGTTTCGCACGTCTAACGACAGAAAGCACAAACAGTGCCAGACAGACATTCATGAACGGTCCGGGTTAACTCCTGATGGGGTTTGGTGGTGCGTGATGCTTTCGGTGAAACGCCAGACCGGGCTATTTCTGCAGCAGCTGCTTTATTTCGCTAAACCGACGCAGAGTGGGTGAGCCTTTACGGAAGGAGGACGGCAGCACTCTACGGGCCTGTTCGGCCTTCTGGAAGCTGGGGAAGCTGCCATAAATCAGGTAATGCCACTCTTTGCCGCCGCTGTCCGTGGCCGTGAATTTCACCATCGATTGCTCCAGCTGGGCAGAAGCGGCGAGCTTTAATATTCCGTCCATGTCGCTGTTTTTGGCGAGCTGAATCGTGTAGTGGCTGTTTTGCTGTTCCTTAATCCATGCCAGGCCCTTGGCGACCGGGTTTGCATGATAGGGCGCATGGGCGACGGCGGGTGGTTTTGATTCTTCGGCCATTGGCATGGATTGGTTCTCCAGCAGGGCGAGTGTCTCTGTCGCCTTTTTTACGCCCTGGCGCGCGGCAATACGCCACCAGTACCTGGCCTCATCCAGATCTTGCTTGAGTCCCAGACCTTCCGCATACAGTCGCCCGAGATTGTATTGCGCGAAGGAATAGCCGGCGTCTGCGGATTCCCGGTACCAGCGGGCCGCTGCCTTATAGTTTACCGCGGTACCCAGACCATCTTCGTACATCGCCGCCAGATTATTTTGCGCAATGGCATGGCCCTGTTTTGCCGCCTTTAAATACCACGTAAATGCGATGCCGACATTCTTGGGGACACCGTTTCCGGTGTGATACATCCAGGCCAGTGCCGCCTGCGCCTTGGCATAACCCTCATCTGCCAGCGGCTGCCAGGCTGCAAAGGCAACCTCAAACTGGCCGAATAGAAATGCCATACGCGCATTGTCATAGGCCTGTTCGGTGTGATTGTCTGGCAGGTCGTCTTCATCAATGTCCTCATCACCGCAGGAGTTATTATCGGCGTAGGGAATGTACTCTTCGTCGAGTAATTTTTGCATGACCTTGTCGACCGGCTCCGGCGTGTCATCGGCATAACTATCATTACCCGTCAGGTAAACGGCCAATAACAGCCCTAACAGCAGATAGGCGGTGAAAAACAGAGGGCGTCGAGAAAAAAAAGGCATTGCCAGGGAGATAGGTTGGAGTTTATGTGGCGCTGAAAATAACACGTTGTATTGATCGGCGGTTAGGCTGCTTATCTTTAATCACGCAGGCCATCTGCTCTGCATTTTGCTCGGGGTCATGGGCCGCTCCTGGGTTGGCGTAGAGACTTAAGCATACTATACGCCCGGTACAAATGTGGCTCAGGCACCCTGGCTGCTGAATCATCAAATCCATCCTATTGGGCATTAATGCATCTAATGATGCACCAGGCGGAGATTGCTGAATGGGCTGGGCCTGACTTCGGTGGCTGACTGTGAGGTGTGGCTGAACGCTCTGCCGATCACGCGACGAAAATGGCGGCCGCTGCTTTGGCAGTCACTGCGGGAAAATTCCGGTACGGGGTACGGAAAGGGGGGTACGAAAATACGGGGTACTGGCGAAATAGGGGGGTAGTGGTACTAAATAGGGGGGAACAGTAAATATGGCTCCCCAGCCCGGACTCGAACCAGGGACAGGCTGATTAACAGTCAGCTGCTCTACCAACTGAGCTACTGGGGAACGGTACTCTTTAAGCGGGCGTATGTTAACCGCGTGCCTGGGATGGGTCAAGGGACAAGGCGTGATTAGCGCTCGGCTTGGTTGATTGCCTGCTCGATTCTGTCCAGTGCCTTGACCAGATTTTCCATACTGGTGGCGAAAGACAGGCGCATATAACCCGGTGCGCCAAAGGCGGAGCCGGGTATCAAGGCCACGTTGGAATTGGTGATGAGATGCTCGGCGAAGGCGATGTCATCGGCCAGGCCCAGGGCCTCAATCGCCCCCTGGCAATTGGGAAAGCTGTAAAACGCGCCCTGTGATGACAGGCATTGCACGCCCTTGATGGTGTTCAGTCGTTCGACGACGTAGTCGTGCCGTTGCTTGAACGCGGTGATCATGGGTTGGATGCAGGATTGGTCACCATCCAGCGCCTCCAGTGCCGCGGCCTGAGAAATCGATGCCGGGTTGGAGGTGCTTTGCGACTGGATCTTTTTCATGGCGCGGATCAACCACTCTGGGCCACCCGCGTAGCCGATGCGCCAACCGGTCATGGAATAGGCCTTGGAGACACCGTTGAGTACCACGGATCTTTCATATAAGGCGGGACACAGGGTAACGATGTTGGCAAAGGGCTCGTGATGCCAGGTAATGTGTTCGTAGATATCGTCGCTGACCACGATCACCCGCTCATGCTTCTCCAGCACGGCGCCGAGTGCCCGCAGTTCCGCGTGGCTGTAGGTGACACCGGTGGGGTTGGAGGGGCTGTTGATGACCACCATCCGGGTCTGCGGGGTGATCGCGGCCTCCAGCTGCTCGGGGGTGATCTTGAAGCCGGCGGTAATGTCGGCTGCCACGATCACCGGCACGCCCTCCGCCAGAATGACCATGTCCGTGTAGGACACCCAGTACGGGGCGGGAATGATCACCTCATCACCCGGGTTCAGTAAGGCCTGCGTCAGATTGAAGAAGCTGTGCTTGCCTCCGCAGGAGACCAGAATCTGGCCGGCCTGGTATTCAAGCTGGTTGTCGCGGGCAAATTTGCGGGCCACGGCGGCCTTGAGTTCGGGGGTGCCATCGACGGCGGTGTATTTGGTCTGTCCGGCCATAATGGCGGCAATGGCGGCCTGCTTGATGTGCTCGGGCGTGTCAAAGTCCGGTTCGCCGGCGCCAAGGCCAATAATGTCCACGCCGGCTGCCTTGAGTGCCTTGGCGCGGGCGGTAATGGCGAGTGTTGGAGAGGGCTTGATTTTCTGAACGCGGTGAGACAATTGCTCCAATGACGATTTGCGCAAACGGGGGTCCTCAAGTGTCGGGCACATATTATGGGTTATTGCGGTAATATACTCGATTGGACTTCAGACAAGAAAGAGTATGAGCAAAAGATTTGAACTGCATTCGGACTTTGAGCCCGCCGGCGACCAGCCTGCGGCAATCAAGGCCCTGATCGAAGGCATCAAAAATGGTGAGGCCGCACAGACGCTGCTGGGGGTGACCGGTTCCGGTAAGACCTTCACCGTCGCCAAGGTGATACAGGCAATTCAACGCCCGGCGCTGATCATGGCGCCCAACAAGACCCTGGCGGCCCAGCTGTATGGCGAGATGAAAGAATTCTTTCCGCACAACGCGGTGGAGTATTTCGTGTCCTATTACGACTACTACCAGCCGGAAGCCTACGTGCCCTCGTCAGACACCTTCATTGAGAAGGACGCCTCGGTCAATGAGCATATCGAGCAGATGCGCCTGTCGGCCACCAAGGCCCTGCTCGAACGCAAGGACGTCATTATCGTCGCCACGGTGTCGGCTATTTACGGTTTGGGCGACCCCGAGTCGTACATGAAGATGCTGCTGCACCTGTCGCGTGGTGAGACGATTGATCAGCGCAAGATACTGCGGCGCCTGGCCGAGCTGCAGTACAAGCGCAATGACGTGGAGCTGCACCGCGGCACCTACCGGGTGCGGGGCGACGTGATCGATATCTTTCCTGCCGATTCCGACCGGGAGGCGGTACGGGTTGAATTGTTTGATGACGAGATCGACGGCCTGTCCCATTTCGACCCGCTCACCGGTGAAGTGCTGCAACGCCTGCCGCGGGTGACGATCCATCCCAAAACCCATTACGCCACACCGCGCTCCACCGTGCTCGAGGCCGTGGAGCAGATCAAACTGGAATTGCCCGAACGGCTGGCCTTTTTCTACAAGGAAGACAAGCTGGTCGAGGCGCAACGCCTGGAACAGCGGATCAAATACGACATCGAAATGATGCTGGAGCTGGGATATTGCTCGGGTATCGAAAACTACTCGCGTTATCTGTCGGGCCGTAAGGCCGGAGAGCCGCCACCCACGCTGATCGATTATTTGCCGGCCGATGCCCTGATGATCCTGGATGAATCCCACGTCACCATTCCGCAGATCGGCGGCATGTACAAGGGTGATCGTTCCCGTAAGGAGAACCTGGTGCAATACGGCTTTCGTCTGCCCTCGGCCCTGGACAACCGGCCGCTGCGGTTCGATGAGTTTGAACGCATGATGCGCCAGGCGATTTTTGTCTCCGCCACGCCGTCCCAT includes the following:
- a CDS encoding SPOR domain-containing protein, with the protein product MPFFSRRPLFFTAYLLLGLLLAVYLTGNDSYADDTPEPVDKVMQKLLDEEYIPYADNNSCGDEDIDEDDLPDNHTEQAYDNARMAFLFGQFEVAFAAWQPLADEGYAKAQAALAWMYHTGNGVPKNVGIAFTWYLKAAKQGHAIAQNNLAAMYEDGLGTAVNYKAAARWYRESADAGYSFAQYNLGRLYAEGLGLKQDLDEARYWWRIAARQGVKKATETLALLENQSMPMAEESKPPAVAHAPYHANPVAKGLAWIKEQQNSHYTIQLAKNSDMDGILKLAASAQLEQSMVKFTATDSGGKEWHYLIYGSFPSFQKAEQARRVLPSSFRKGSPTLRRFSEIKQLLQK
- a CDS encoding pyridoxal phosphate-dependent aminotransferase; this encodes MEQLSHRVQKIKPSPTLAITARAKALKAAGVDIIGLGAGEPDFDTPEHIKQAAIAAIMAGQTKYTAVDGTPELKAAVARKFARDNQLEYQAGQILVSCGGKHSFFNLTQALLNPGDEVIIPAPYWVSYTDMVILAEGVPVIVAADITAGFKITPEQLEAAITPQTRMVVINSPSNPTGVTYSHAELRALGAVLEKHERVIVVSDDIYEHITWHHEPFANIVTLCPALYERSVVLNGVSKAYSMTGWRIGYAGGPEWLIRAMKKIQSQSTSNPASISQAAALEALDGDQSCIQPMITAFKQRHDYVVERLNTIKGVQCLSSQGAFYSFPNCQGAIEALGLADDIAFAEHLITNSNVALIPGSAFGAPGYMRLSFATSMENLVKALDRIEQAINQAER
- a CDS encoding fused response regulator/phosphatase; protein product: MNSSHAVTGKQKTITKDSNALKVLVADDDVPNRLILQAILEKQGYQVLLADDGQQAVDIFRSEQPDLVLMDIKMPKLDGYEATQEIKSISGDTFVPVIFLTATTDSEGLAKCVASGGDDFLTKPYNRVLLQARIDALLRIRELYNTTQQQRNELARHQKRLDRERQLAKRLFNNILETGALDLPYIKSMLSPMSLFSGDILMVAEKPSGGLHVLLGDFTGHGLAAAIGALPVSSVFYGMTAKGYSIAEIVTEINIKLTTILPTDMFLAACVVDINPGSHTMSVWNGGIPAVFIYGEEEQEIVRTVPSQHLPLGVIGNESFNRQVDVIEMRQHDRIFIHSDGITETANPAGEMFGSQRLEKIFVDSNRSEDLFDDVRAALASFTAGADQHDDMTLIEIQYDQPQLEATIHQDNGEREADPAQPSATWSLSMQLGARLMSSFDPLPLLIKSVCDMQGLRGQRQQLYTVFSELFSNALDHGILGLDSKLKQTADGFAKYYMERAEKLATLSEGNIIVDISHQPDEDGGVLTIRFEDSGRGFDYEKGTPSLESNLGHSGRGIQLLHSICDDITYENKGNVVTATYRWS
- the uvrB gene encoding excinuclease ABC subunit UvrB, encoding MSKRFELHSDFEPAGDQPAAIKALIEGIKNGEAAQTLLGVTGSGKTFTVAKVIQAIQRPALIMAPNKTLAAQLYGEMKEFFPHNAVEYFVSYYDYYQPEAYVPSSDTFIEKDASVNEHIEQMRLSATKALLERKDVIIVATVSAIYGLGDPESYMKMLLHLSRGETIDQRKILRRLAELQYKRNDVELHRGTYRVRGDVIDIFPADSDREAVRVELFDDEIDGLSHFDPLTGEVLQRLPRVTIHPKTHYATPRSTVLEAVEQIKLELPERLAFFYKEDKLVEAQRLEQRIKYDIEMMLELGYCSGIENYSRYLSGRKAGEPPPTLIDYLPADALMILDESHVTIPQIGGMYKGDRSRKENLVQYGFRLPSALDNRPLRFDEFERMMRQAIFVSATPSHYEAEHSGAIVEQVVRPTGLLDPVIEVRPASRQVDDLLSEIHKRVAINERVLVTTLTKRMSEDLTDYLAEHGVKVRYMHSDIETVERMEIIRDLRLGVFDVLVGINLLREGLDMPEVSLVAILDADKEGFLRSERSLIQTIGRAARNASGRAILYGDRITRSMQAAIDVTEARREKQKVYNAAHGITPTTIKKNIADVMESGYGHGKTKPGEYARVAEEAMRYAAMSPAQLAKTLTELEKKMYQHAQNLEFEEAASMRDEIARVQASALGMEEAKAV